From Micrococcales bacterium:
ACTGTTGCAGATTATGCAACAGTTCAGACCGAAGGAACTCGCAGGGTGGAAAGGCGGGTCACCCACTACAACCTAGACGTGGTCATTTCCGTTGGTTACCGGGTGAAGTCACTGCGCGGCACGCAATTCCGGCGCTGGGCACTTGGCGTGCTGAAGGAATACCTGACCAAGGGCTTCGCGCTGAACGACCCGCTGTTGAGGCAGGCCGGTGGAGGCTCGTATTGGCGGGAGCTGCTGGACCGCATACGTGACATTCGCTCGTCGGAAAAGGTCTTTTACCGCCAGGTTCTCGACTTGTACGCCACCAGCGCTGACTACGACCCGAAGGCTCCCGAAAGTATCGAGTTCTTCAAGGTTGTGCAAAACAAGATGCATTACGCCGCCATCGGGCACGCAGCCTCAGAGTACGGCGAATACCTCAAGCGCCTGGCAGAGGAGCCGTCGCCTGCCGAACGGGACTATCTGGACGCGATCAAGACAACCCAGAAGCGGATCGAGTCAACACAGCTACTACCAGACAAGCCCCTGTGAAGCGCAGGTCGCCCTTT
This genomic window contains:
- a CDS encoding virulence RhuM family protein, with amino-acid sequence MNSSAGVPESQIVLYQTDDGETRIDVRLIDETVWLSLDQMASLFQRDKSTVSRHISNVFSEGELDQAGTVADYATVQTEGTRRVERRVTHYNLDVVISVGYRVKSLRGTQFRRWALGVLKEYLTKGFALNDPLLRQAGGGSYWRELLDRIRDIRSSEKVFYRQVLDLYATSADYDPKAPESIEFFKVVQNKMHYAAIGHAASEYGEYLKRLAEEPSPAERDYLDAIKTTQKRIESTQLLPDKPL